A section of the Pseudomonas lini genome encodes:
- the smc gene encoding chromosome segregation protein SMC translates to MRLKCIKLAGFKSFVDPTTVNFPSNMAAVVGPNGCGKSNIIDAVRWVMGESSAKNLRGESMTDVIFNGSTSRKPVSQASIELVFDNSDGTLLGEWAAYAEISIRRKVTRDSQTTYYLNGTKCRRRDITDIFLGTGLGPRSYSIIEQGMISKLIESKPEDLRNFIEEAAGISKYKERRRETENRIRRTHENLARLTDLREELERQLERLHRQAEAAKKYQEYKGEERQLKAQLSGLRWQALNEQVGQRESIIGTQEVTFEALVAEQRNADAAIERLRDGHHDLSERFNLVQGRFYSVGGDIARVEQSIQHGQQRLRQLQDDLKEAERARLETESHLGHDRTLLLTLGEELDMLTPEQEVTSAAAEEAAAALEESETTMHGWQEQWDTFNLTAAEPRRQAEVQQSRIQQLETSMERLADRQKRLGEERALLSADPEDAAIMELSEQLAASEATLEDLQASEEAQVERLEQLRQELQLALQNQQQAQGDLQRLNGRLASLEALQQAALDPGTGTAEWLREQHLADRPRLAEGLKVEAGWELAVETVLGADLQAVLVDDFGDFDLAGFAQGDLRLLSSASDGVRMPGSLLDKVEAQIDLSPWLGQVKPVDSLEQALALRGQLAAGQSLISRDGYWVGRHFLRVRRASEAESGVLARGQEIQRLGLEREEREATVETLETQLQNLRAQQRQQENGREHLRRLLQDEARQQGELKAQLSAGKAKVEQLTLRRTRLDEELTELSEQRALEHENIGEARLQLQEALDSMALDTEQRELLLAQRDSLRERLDRVRQEARQHKDHAHQLAVRLGSLKAQHDSTRQALERLEMQSERLTEKREQLSLNLEEGEAPLEELRLKLEELLDKRMTVDEELKTAQIAMEDADRELRDAEKRRTQAEQQSHLIRSQLEQQRMEWQALTVRRKTLQDQLLEDGYDLHGVLATLVAEANEKDAEEELERIAARIQRLGAINLAAIDEYQQQSERKRYLDAQNDDLVEALDTLENVIRKIDKETRNRFKDTFDQINGGLQALFPKVFGGGRAYLELTGEDLLDTGVTIMAQPPGKKNSTIHLLSGGEKALTALALVFAIFKLNPAPFCMLDEVDAPLDDANVGRYARLVKEMSQTVQFIYITHNKIAMEMADQLMGVTMHEPGCSRLVAVDVEEAMAMVDA, encoded by the coding sequence GTGCGGCTCAAGTGCATTAAGCTGGCGGGGTTCAAATCCTTCGTCGATCCGACCACGGTGAACTTCCCCAGCAACATGGCGGCAGTGGTCGGGCCCAATGGTTGCGGCAAGTCGAACATCATCGACGCCGTGCGTTGGGTGATGGGCGAGAGCTCGGCCAAGAACTTGCGCGGCGAGTCGATGACCGACGTCATCTTCAACGGCTCGACCAGCCGTAAACCGGTGAGCCAGGCGAGCATTGAGCTGGTGTTCGATAACTCCGATGGCACCCTGCTCGGCGAATGGGCTGCCTATGCGGAGATTTCCATTCGCCGAAAAGTAACCCGCGACAGCCAGACCACCTACTACCTCAACGGCACCAAATGCCGCCGCCGCGATATCACCGACATCTTTCTGGGTACCGGCCTCGGCCCGCGCAGCTATTCGATTATCGAACAGGGGATGATCTCCAAGCTGATCGAATCCAAGCCCGAAGACCTGCGCAATTTCATCGAAGAAGCCGCCGGTATTTCCAAGTACAAGGAACGTCGGCGCGAGACTGAAAACCGTATTCGCCGCACCCATGAAAACCTTGCCCGCCTGACCGACCTGCGCGAAGAGCTCGAGCGTCAGCTTGAACGCTTGCACCGCCAGGCCGAGGCCGCCAAGAAGTATCAGGAATACAAGGGCGAAGAACGCCAGCTCAAGGCCCAGTTGTCGGGCCTGCGCTGGCAGGCGTTGAACGAACAGGTCGGCCAGCGCGAGTCGATCATCGGCACTCAGGAAGTCACCTTCGAAGCCCTGGTGGCCGAGCAACGCAATGCCGACGCGGCCATCGAACGCCTGCGTGACGGTCATCACGATCTGTCCGAGCGCTTCAATCTGGTGCAGGGGCGTTTCTATTCGGTCGGCGGCGACATCGCCCGGGTCGAGCAGAGCATCCAGCACGGTCAGCAGCGTTTGCGTCAGCTGCAGGACGACCTGAAGGAAGCCGAGCGCGCGCGGCTGGAAACCGAGTCTCACTTGGGCCACGACCGCACCTTGCTGCTGACCTTGGGCGAAGAGCTGGACATGCTCACGCCGGAACAGGAAGTCACCAGCGCCGCCGCCGAGGAAGCTGCTGCCGCGCTCGAAGAATCCGAAACCACCATGCACGGCTGGCAGGAGCAGTGGGACACCTTCAACCTCACTGCCGCCGAGCCACGCCGTCAGGCTGAAGTTCAGCAGTCGCGAATCCAGCAGCTGGAAACCAGCATGGAACGTTTGGCTGATCGCCAGAAGCGCCTTGGTGAAGAGCGCGCGTTGCTCTCGGCGGATCCGGAAGACGCGGCGATCATGGAACTCAGCGAGCAGTTGGCTGCGTCCGAGGCCACGCTCGAAGACTTGCAGGCCAGTGAAGAAGCTCAGGTTGAGCGTCTTGAACAACTGCGTCAGGAATTGCAACTAGCGCTGCAAAATCAGCAACAAGCCCAAGGTGATTTGCAGCGGCTCAACGGTCGACTGGCGTCGTTGGAAGCCTTGCAGCAAGCCGCGCTCGATCCCGGCACCGGCACTGCCGAATGGCTGCGCGAACAGCATCTGGCGGATCGTCCGCGTCTGGCCGAAGGCCTGAAGGTCGAGGCCGGTTGGGAGCTGGCGGTGGAAACCGTGCTCGGCGCCGACCTGCAAGCGGTGCTGGTGGATGACTTCGGTGATTTCGATCTGGCCGGGTTTGCCCAAGGCGATTTGCGCCTGCTCAGCTCGGCCAGCGATGGCGTGCGCATGCCCGGCAGTTTGCTCGACAAGGTCGAGGCGCAGATTGATTTGTCGCCATGGCTGGGGCAGGTCAAACCGGTCGACAGCCTTGAGCAGGCCTTGGCCTTGCGCGGGCAATTGGCCGCCGGGCAAAGCCTGATCAGCCGCGACGGTTACTGGGTCGGCCGACACTTTTTGCGCGTGCGCCGGGCCAGCGAGGCGGAAAGCGGCGTACTTGCCCGTGGCCAGGAAATCCAGCGGTTGGGCCTTGAGCGCGAAGAGCGCGAAGCCACGGTCGAAACCCTGGAAACCCAACTTCAGAATCTCAGGGCGCAACAGCGTCAGCAGGAAAACGGGCGCGAACATTTGCGCCGTCTGCTGCAAGACGAAGCCCGTCAGCAGGGCGAATTGAAAGCCCAGCTGTCCGCTGGCAAAGCCAAGGTCGAGCAGTTGACCCTACGCCGCACCCGTCTCGATGAAGAGCTCACCGAGCTGAGCGAGCAGCGGGCCCTGGAACACGAAAACATCGGCGAAGCGCGTCTGCAATTGCAGGAAGCCCTCGACAGCATGGCGCTGGACACCGAGCAGCGCGAGTTGCTGTTGGCTCAGCGCGACAGCCTGCGCGAGCGCCTCGACCGGGTGCGTCAGGAAGCCCGACAGCACAAGGATCATGCGCATCAACTGGCGGTGCGCCTCGGTTCGCTGAAGGCGCAACACGATTCCACTCGTCAGGCGCTGGAACGGCTGGAAATGCAGTCCGAGCGCCTGACCGAGAAGCGCGAACAGCTCAGCCTCAATCTGGAAGAGGGCGAGGCGCCGCTGGAAGAGCTGCGGCTGAAACTTGAAGAGCTGCTCGACAAGCGCATGACCGTCGACGAAGAGCTCAAGACCGCGCAAATCGCCATGGAAGACGCCGACCGCGAACTGCGCGACGCCGAAAAGCGCCGCACTCAGGCCGAGCAGCAATCCCATTTGATTCGCAGCCAACTCGAACAGCAGCGCATGGAATGGCAAGCGCTGACGGTGCGGCGCAAGACTTTGCAGGATCAATTGCTGGAGGACGGCTACGACCTGCACGGCGTACTCGCGACCTTGGTGGCCGAGGCCAACGAGAAAGACGCCGAAGAAGAACTCGAGCGTATTGCCGCGCGAATTCAGCGCCTCGGCGCGATCAACCTCGCGGCTATCGACGAATACCAGCAACAATCCGAGCGTAAACGTTATCTGGATGCTCAGAACGACGATTTGGTGGAAGCGCTGGACACGCTCGAGAACGTGATTCGCAAGATCGACAAGGAAACCCGAAACCGCTTCAAAGATACCTTTGATCAGATCAATGGTGGTTTACAGGCCCTTTTCCCAAAAGTTTTCGGTGGAGGACGCGCGTATTTGGAACTGACGGGCGAAGATCTACTCGATACAGGGGTGACGATCATGGCGCAGCCGCCAGGAAAGAAGAACAGCACCATCCATTTGCTCTCCGGTGGCGAAAAAGCCCTGACCGCATTGGCCCTGGTTTTTGCCATCTTCAAGTTGAATCCGGCGCCGTTCTGCATGCTCGATGAGGTTGACGCGCCATTGGATGACGCTAACGTTGGACGCTACGCACGGTTGGTCAAAGAGATGTCGCAGACGGTGCAGTTCATCTATATCACCCACAACAAGATTGCCATGGAAATGGCCGATCAATTGATGGGGGTGACGATGCACGAACC
- a CDS encoding GntR family transcriptional regulator encodes MTFKAPDSLAEQIAHHLAERIIRGEMKPGERIQEQKVTLALNVSRGSVREALLILERRHLIAILPRRGAHVTELTAHKVQSLCTLMSELYILLGNAVASGWQVQADMVPFLQIQQRLTDSYERQDIRTFVDDSFSVMRAAYPFANNPYLQETVENLQPAMSRAYFLALDQRKASMSEFLELFERLLAAVLARDFPQIRVVLTAYAQRSCDLVVSALTVA; translated from the coding sequence ATGACGTTCAAGGCCCCGGACAGCCTCGCCGAGCAAATCGCTCACCACCTCGCCGAACGTATCATTCGCGGCGAAATGAAGCCGGGGGAGCGCATTCAGGAACAGAAGGTCACGCTGGCCCTTAATGTCAGCCGCGGTTCAGTCCGTGAGGCGTTACTGATTCTCGAGCGCCGCCACTTGATCGCGATTTTGCCGCGACGTGGCGCCCATGTGACTGAGCTCACGGCGCACAAGGTGCAGAGCCTGTGCACGTTGATGAGCGAGTTGTACATTTTGCTCGGCAATGCCGTGGCCAGCGGCTGGCAAGTCCAGGCCGACATGGTGCCGTTTCTGCAGATCCAGCAGCGCCTGACCGACAGCTACGAGCGCCAGGACATTCGCACGTTCGTCGACGACAGCTTCAGTGTGATGCGCGCCGCGTATCCGTTCGCCAACAACCCGTACTTGCAGGAAACCGTCGAGAATCTGCAGCCGGCCATGAGCCGCGCGTATTTCCTCGCGCTGGATCAGCGCAAGGCCTCGATGAGCGAGTTCCTCGAGCTGTTCGAGCGCTTGCTCGCCGCCGTGCTTGCCCGTGACTTTCCTCAGATCCGCGTGGTGCTGACGGCGTATGCCCAGCGCAGCTGCGATCTGGTGGTCTCTGCCCTGACGGTCGCTTAA
- the xdhA gene encoding xanthine dehydrogenase small subunit, with the protein MIQFLLNQELRSEHALDPNLTVLNYLREHVGKPGTKEGCASGDCGACTVVVGELQTDDGGREHIRYRSLNSCLTFVSSLHGKQLISVEDLKHQGELHSVQKAMVECHGSQCGFCTPGFVMSLFALQKNSDEPDAHKAHEALAGNLCRCTGYRPILAAAEQSCCGKQPDQFDAREAETIARLKAIAPTDIGELNSGDKRCLVPLTVADLADLYDAYPQARLLAGGTDLALEVTQFHRTLPVMIYVGNVAEMKRIERFDDRLEIGAATTLSDCYDALKAEYPDFGELLQRFASLQIRNQGTLGGNIGNASPIGDSPPLLIALGAQIILCKGETRRTMALEDYFIDYRVTARQESEFIEKIIVPRASIEQLFRAYKVSKRLDDDISAVCAAFNLRIDTGVIADARVAFGGMAAIPKRAKHCEAALVGAPFNNATLERACAALAEDFTPLSDFRASKEYRLLSAQNLLRKYFIELQTPHIETRVTAYV; encoded by the coding sequence GTGATCCAGTTTTTACTAAACCAGGAACTCCGTAGCGAGCACGCCCTGGACCCGAACCTGACCGTGCTCAATTACCTACGCGAACATGTGGGCAAGCCCGGCACCAAAGAAGGCTGCGCCAGCGGCGACTGTGGCGCCTGCACCGTGGTGGTCGGCGAGTTGCAGACGGACGACGGTGGCCGCGAACATATTCGCTATCGCAGCCTCAATTCGTGCCTGACGTTCGTCTCCTCCTTGCACGGCAAGCAACTGATCAGCGTCGAAGACCTCAAGCACCAAGGCGAGCTGCACAGCGTGCAAAAAGCCATGGTTGAATGCCACGGTTCGCAGTGCGGCTTCTGCACGCCGGGTTTCGTGATGTCGCTGTTCGCGCTGCAAAAGAACAGCGACGAGCCCGACGCCCATAAAGCCCACGAAGCGTTGGCCGGCAACCTCTGCCGCTGCACCGGCTATCGGCCGATCCTGGCCGCCGCCGAGCAATCCTGCTGCGGCAAACAACCCGACCAGTTCGATGCACGCGAAGCGGAAACTATCGCTCGCCTGAAAGCTATCGCTCCCACAGACATCGGTGAACTCAACAGTGGCGACAAGCGCTGCCTGGTGCCGTTGACCGTGGCCGATCTGGCCGACCTCTACGACGCTTATCCACAGGCCCGCCTGCTGGCCGGTGGTACGGATCTGGCGCTGGAAGTCACCCAGTTCCACCGCACCTTGCCGGTGATGATCTACGTCGGCAACGTCGCCGAAATGAAACGCATCGAACGCTTCGACGATCGCCTGGAGATCGGCGCCGCTACCACCCTCTCCGACTGCTACGACGCCTTGAAGGCCGAGTACCCGGACTTCGGCGAATTGCTGCAACGCTTCGCCTCCTTGCAGATCCGCAACCAGGGCACCCTCGGCGGCAACATCGGTAACGCCTCGCCGATTGGTGACTCTCCACCGCTGCTGATCGCCCTCGGCGCGCAGATCATCCTGTGTAAAGGCGAAACCCGCCGCACCATGGCCCTGGAAGATTACTTCATCGATTACCGGGTCACCGCGCGTCAGGAAAGCGAGTTCATCGAAAAGATCATCGTGCCGCGCGCCAGCATTGAACAACTGTTCCGCGCCTACAAGGTATCCAAGCGTCTGGACGATGACATTTCCGCCGTTTGTGCCGCGTTCAACCTGCGCATCGACACCGGTGTGATCGCCGACGCCCGCGTGGCTTTCGGCGGCATGGCGGCCATTCCAAAACGCGCCAAACACTGCGAAGCCGCCCTGGTTGGTGCACCGTTCAACAACGCCACCCTCGAACGCGCCTGCGCTGCATTGGCCGAAGACTTCACGCCACTCTCGGACTTCCGCGCCAGCAAGGAATATCGCCTGCTCAGTGCGCAGAACCTGTTGCGTAAATACTTCATCGAACTGCAAACACCGCACATCGAGACTCGGGTGACCGCTTATGTCTAA
- the xdhB gene encoding xanthine dehydrogenase molybdopterin binding subunit translates to MSNHHAVEKTQAELAELFAKDLTTGVGRSVKHDSADKHVSGEAQYIDDRLEFPNQLHVYARLSDRAHAKIISIDTKPCYAFEGVRIAITHEDVPGLKDIGPLLPGDPLLAIDDVQFVGQPVLAVAAKDLETARKAAMAAIIEYEDLEPVLDVVEALRKRHFVLDSHTHQRGDSATALSTAEHRIQGTLHIGGQEHFYLETQISSVMPTEDGGMIVYCSTQNPTEVQKLVAEVLDVSMNKIVVDMRRMGGGFGGKETQAASPACLCAVIAHLTGQPTKMRLPRVEDMLMTGKRHPFYVEYDVGFDSTGRLHGIALELAGNCGCSPDLSASIVDRAMFHADNSYYLGDATINGHRCKTNTASNTAYRGFGGPQGMVAIEEVMDAIARHLGLDPLAVRKANYYGKTERNVTHYYQTVEHNMLEEMTAELEASSQYAERREAIRRYNANSPILKKGLALTPVKFGISFTASFLNQAGALIHIYTDGSIHLNHGGTEMGQGLNTKVAQVVAEVFQVEMDRVQITATNTDKVPNTSPTAASSGADLNGKAAQNAAEIIKKRLVEFAARQYKVSEEDVEFHNGHVRVRDHILTFESLIQQAYFAQVSLSSTGFYKTPKIYYDRSQARGRPFYYYAFGAACAEVIVDTLTGEYKMLRTDILHDVGDSLNPAIDIGQVEGGFIQGMGWLTMEELVWNNKGKLMTNGPASYKIPAVADMPLDLRVKLVENRKNPEDTVFHSKAVGEPPFMLGIAAWCAIKDAVASLGDYQHQPKIDAPATPERVLWGCEQMRQLRAVKAVEAETELASL, encoded by the coding sequence ATGTCTAATCATCACGCTGTAGAGAAGACCCAAGCCGAACTGGCTGAATTGTTCGCCAAGGACCTGACCACCGGTGTCGGCCGTAGCGTCAAGCACGACAGCGCCGACAAGCACGTGTCTGGTGAAGCGCAGTACATCGACGATCGGCTGGAATTTCCCAATCAGCTGCACGTTTATGCACGGCTGTCCGACCGCGCCCACGCGAAAATCATCAGCATCGACACCAAGCCCTGCTACGCCTTCGAAGGCGTGCGTATCGCCATCACCCACGAAGATGTGCCGGGCCTGAAAGACATCGGTCCATTGCTGCCGGGCGATCCGTTACTGGCCATCGATGACGTGCAATTTGTCGGTCAACCGGTGCTCGCCGTAGCGGCGAAAGACCTGGAGACCGCGCGCAAAGCAGCGATGGCCGCGATCATCGAATATGAAGATTTGGAACCCGTTCTGGATGTGGTTGAGGCTCTGCGCAAACGCCACTTTGTGCTCGACAGTCATACCCATCAGCGTGGCGATTCGGCCACCGCGCTTTCTACTGCAGAGCATCGCATTCAAGGCACGCTGCACATCGGCGGCCAGGAGCACTTTTATCTGGAAACCCAGATCTCTTCGGTGATGCCGACCGAAGACGGCGGCATGATCGTTTACTGCTCGACCCAGAACCCCACCGAAGTGCAGAAACTGGTGGCGGAAGTACTGGACGTGTCGATGAACAAAATCGTCGTCGACATGCGCCGCATGGGCGGTGGTTTCGGCGGCAAGGAAACTCAAGCGGCAAGCCCGGCATGCCTGTGCGCAGTGATAGCGCACCTGACCGGTCAACCGACCAAAATGCGCCTGCCGCGTGTCGAAGACATGCTGATGACCGGCAAGCGTCACCCGTTCTACGTCGAGTACGACGTGGGCTTCGACAGCACTGGCCGCCTGCACGGCATTGCACTGGAACTGGCCGGCAACTGCGGCTGCTCACCGGATTTGTCGGCATCGATTGTCGACCGCGCGATGTTCCATGCCGACAACTCTTATTATCTGGGCGATGCAACCATCAACGGTCACCGCTGCAAGACCAACACCGCGTCGAACACCGCTTACCGTGGTTTCGGTGGCCCGCAAGGCATGGTCGCCATCGAAGAAGTGATGGACGCGATCGCCCGACATTTGGGCCTCGATCCACTGGCGGTGCGCAAGGCCAACTATTACGGCAAGACCGAGCGCAACGTCACCCATTACTACCAGACCGTCGAGCACAACATGCTCGAGGAAATGACCGCCGAACTGGAAGCAAGCAGCCAGTATGCAGAACGTCGCGAAGCGATCCGTCGCTACAACGCCAACAGCCCGATCCTGAAAAAAGGCCTGGCGCTGACCCCAGTGAAATTCGGTATTTCCTTCACCGCCAGCTTCCTCAATCAGGCCGGTGCACTGATCCACATCTACACCGACGGCAGCATCCACCTGAACCACGGCGGCACCGAAATGGGCCAGGGTCTGAACACCAAGGTTGCGCAAGTCGTGGCTGAAGTATTCCAGGTGGAAATGGACCGCGTGCAGATCACCGCGACCAACACCGACAAGGTTCCGAACACTTCGCCAACCGCTGCTTCGAGCGGTGCCGACCTCAATGGTAAAGCGGCGCAAAACGCGGCTGAAATCATCAAGAAACGCCTGGTGGAGTTCGCCGCGCGGCAATACAAGGTCAGCGAAGAAGACGTGGAATTCCACAACGGTCACGTGCGGGTTCGCGATCACATCCTCACCTTCGAATCGCTGATCCAGCAGGCGTATTTCGCTCAAGTTTCGCTGTCGAGCACCGGCTTCTACAAGACCCCGAAAATCTACTACGACCGCAGTCAGGCCCGTGGTCGGCCGTTTTATTACTACGCCTTCGGTGCGGCCTGCGCCGAGGTGATCGTCGACACGCTGACCGGCGAGTACAAGATGCTGCGCACCGACATTCTTCACGACGTCGGCGACTCGCTGAACCCGGCGATCGATATCGGTCAGGTCGAGGGTGGTTTCATCCAGGGCATGGGCTGGCTGACCATGGAAGAACTGGTGTGGAACAACAAAGGCAAACTGATGACCAACGGCCCGGCCAGCTACAAGATCCCGGCGGTGGCAGACATGCCATTAGACCTGCGGGTGAAGCTGGTGGAAAACCGCAAGAACCCGGAAGACACGGTGTTCCATTCCAAGGCCGTGGGTGAGCCGCCGTTCATGCTCGGCATCGCCGCGTGGTGCGCGATCAAGGATGCCGTGGCCAGTTTGGGCGACTACCAGCATCAACCGAAAATCGACGCGCCGGCGACCCCGGAGCGGGTGTTGTGGGGCTGTGAGCAGATGCGGCAGTTGAGGGCGGTGAAAGCCGTGGAAGCTGAAACCGAGCTGGCTTCGCTCTAG
- the xdhC gene encoding xanthine dehydrogenase accessory protein XdhC, whose protein sequence is MYNWIDALADLQTRGEPCVLVTIIEELGSTPRNAGSKMVISATQTFDTIGGGHLEYKAMQIGREMLASGRQDTHLERFSLGASLGQCCGGVTVLLFEPMGQVQAQIAVFGAGHVGRALVPLLASLPCRVRWIDSREAEFPEQIPHGVRKIVTEEPLDEVDDLPTGSYCIVMTHNHQLDLELTAAILKRNDFAYFGLIGSKTKRVKFEHRLRDRGFDSSVLQRMRCPMGIGEVKGKLPVEIAISIAGEIIATYNANFGQHTASAGSSIAKLLPVSRRSQALN, encoded by the coding sequence ATGTACAACTGGATCGACGCCCTCGCCGACCTGCAAACCCGGGGTGAACCCTGTGTGTTGGTGACCATCATCGAAGAGCTCGGCTCGACGCCGCGTAATGCCGGCTCGAAAATGGTCATCAGCGCCACGCAAACGTTCGACACCATCGGTGGCGGGCATCTGGAATACAAGGCCATGCAGATCGGCCGCGAGATGCTGGCCAGCGGCCGACAGGACACCCATCTGGAGCGCTTCAGCCTCGGCGCCAGCCTGGGCCAGTGCTGCGGCGGCGTGACCGTATTGCTGTTCGAACCGATGGGCCAGGTCCAGGCGCAGATTGCCGTGTTCGGCGCCGGCCACGTCGGTCGAGCGCTGGTGCCGCTGCTCGCCAGCCTGCCCTGCCGAGTGCGCTGGATCGATTCCCGGGAAGCGGAATTCCCTGAACAGATTCCCCACGGCGTGCGCAAAATCGTCACTGAAGAACCGCTGGATGAAGTGGATGATCTGCCCACCGGCAGCTACTGCATTGTCATGACCCACAACCACCAACTCGACCTTGAACTCACTGCTGCGATCCTCAAACGCAACGACTTTGCCTACTTCGGCCTGATCGGTTCGAAGACCAAACGAGTGAAGTTCGAACATCGCTTGCGTGACCGCGGTTTCGACAGCAGCGTGCTGCAACGCATGCGCTGCCCGATGGGCATTGGTGAAGTCAAAGGCAAGTTGCCTGTGGAAATCGCCATCTCCATCGCCGGTGAAATCATCGCTACCTATAACGCGAATTTCGGCCAGCACACTGCCAGCGCCGGATCATCGATCGCCAAACTGCTGCCTGTTTCACGCCGCAGCCAAGCTTTGAACTGA
- the guaD gene encoding guanine deaminase, producing the protein MPLTRKAYRAALLHSIADPAEVGIEASYEYFEDGLLVVENGQISAIGHASELLPTLPADIEITHYQDALITPGFIDTHIHLPQTGMVGAYGEQLLDWLNTYTFPCESQFADKAHADEVADIFIKELLRNGTTTALVFGSVHPQSVNSFFEVAEQLDLRMIAGKVMMDRNAPDYLTDTAESSYVESKALIERWHGKGRLHYAVTPRFAPTSTPEQLTLAGQLLSEYPDLYMQTHISENLKEVEWVKALFPERKGYLDVYDHYQLLGERSVFAHGVHLCDDECARLAQTGSAIAFCPTSNLFLGSGLFNLPMAEKHKLNVGLGTDVGGGTSFSLLQTLNEAYKVMQLQGARLSPFKSLYLATLGGARALRLEDKIGTLQPGSDADFLVLDYNATPLLGYRLKQANNIAETLFVLMTLGDDRTVLQTYAAGNLVHQR; encoded by the coding sequence ATGCCTCTGACTCGCAAAGCCTACCGCGCCGCCCTCCTGCACAGCATCGCCGACCCCGCCGAAGTGGGCATCGAGGCCTCGTATGAGTATTTCGAAGACGGCTTGCTGGTGGTCGAAAACGGCCAGATCAGCGCCATCGGCCACGCCAGCGAATTGCTGCCGACCCTGCCGGCCGACATCGAGATTACTCATTATCAGGACGCGCTGATCACGCCGGGCTTCATCGACACCCACATCCACCTGCCGCAAACCGGCATGGTCGGCGCCTATGGCGAACAGCTTCTGGACTGGCTGAATACCTACACCTTCCCATGCGAAAGCCAGTTCGCCGACAAGGCCCACGCCGATGAAGTCGCGGATATTTTCATCAAGGAACTGCTGCGCAACGGCACCACCACTGCGCTGGTGTTCGGCAGCGTGCATCCGCAATCGGTGAATTCGTTCTTCGAGGTCGCCGAACAGCTGGACCTGCGGATGATCGCCGGCAAGGTGATGATGGACCGCAACGCGCCGGACTACCTGACCGACACCGCCGAATCGAGCTACGTCGAAAGCAAGGCGCTGATCGAGCGCTGGCACGGCAAGGGTCGCCTGCACTACGCGGTCACCCCACGCTTCGCCCCGACCAGCACCCCGGAGCAACTGACCCTCGCCGGCCAGTTGCTGAGTGAATATCCGGATCTGTACATGCAGACCCACATCAGCGAAAATCTCAAGGAAGTCGAGTGGGTCAAGGCGCTGTTCCCGGAGCGCAAGGGCTACCTGGATGTCTACGATCACTACCAATTGCTCGGCGAACGCTCGGTGTTCGCCCACGGCGTGCACCTGTGCGACGACGAATGTGCGCGACTGGCGCAGACGGGTTCAGCGATTGCGTTCTGCCCGACCTCGAACCTGTTCCTCGGCAGCGGCCTGTTCAATCTGCCGATGGCCGAGAAACACAAACTCAATGTCGGCCTCGGTACCGACGTCGGCGGCGGCACCAGTTTCTCGCTGCTGCAAACCCTGAACGAAGCCTACAAAGTCATGCAACTGCAAGGTGCGCGGCTGAGCCCGTTCAAGTCGCTGTACCTGGCCACCCTCGGCGGCGCCCGTGCGCTACGCCTGGAAGACAAGATCGGTACCTTGCAACCGGGCAGCGACGCGGACTTCCTGGTGCTGGACTACAACGCCACGCCACTGCTCGGCTATCGCCTGAAACAGGCCAATAACATTGCCGAGACGTTGTTTGTATTGATGACGCTGGGGGATGACCGGACGGTGTTGCAGACGTATGCGGCGGGGAATCTGGTGCATCAGCGCTAG
- a CDS encoding GntR family transcriptional regulator, with translation MNEQLQPLKKQPRAGKAGRSGTQDDIVYAHIFEAILEQRLAPGTKLSEEALGEIFGVSRTIIRRALSRLAHEGVVLLRPNRGAVVASPSVEEARQVFLARRLVERAITELAVQHATAEQLLELRQMVNDERDSFSRGDRGAGIRLSGEFHLKLAEAAKNAPLISFQRSLVSQTSLIIAQYESGNRSHCSYDEHTQLIDAIEARDATLAVDLMMHHMDHIDSKLNLDEESASDDLHAVFSHLLQTKKPGRPVAKL, from the coding sequence ATGAACGAACAGTTGCAACCCCTCAAGAAACAACCGCGAGCAGGCAAAGCCGGCCGTAGCGGTACCCAGGACGATATTGTCTACGCGCATATCTTCGAGGCCATCCTCGAACAGCGTCTGGCGCCCGGCACCAAGTTGAGCGAAGAAGCGCTGGGGGAAATTTTCGGGGTCAGCCGCACCATCATTCGCCGCGCGCTGTCGCGTCTGGCCCATGAAGGTGTGGTGTTGCTGCGACCGAATCGCGGCGCGGTCGTCGCCAGTCCGAGTGTCGAAGAGGCCCGTCAGGTGTTTCTGGCGCGGCGTCTGGTGGAGCGGGCGATCACTGAATTGGCGGTTCAGCACGCCACCGCCGAGCAACTTCTCGAACTGCGGCAGATGGTCAACGACGAGCGCGACAGCTTTTCCCGTGGCGATCGTGGTGCCGGTATCCGTCTGTCCGGCGAGTTCCATTTGAAACTGGCCGAAGCGGCGAAAAACGCGCCGCTGATCAGCTTCCAGCGCAGCCTGGTGTCCCAGACTTCGTTGATCATTGCCCAGTACGAGAGCGGTAACCGTTCCCACTGTTCTTATGATGAACACACCCAGTTGATCGACGCGATCGAAGCGCGGGACGCGACGCTGGCGGTGGACCTGATGATGCATCACATGGACCACATCGACAGCAAACTCAACCTCGACGAAGAAAGTGCGTCGGATGATTTGCATGCGGTGTTTTCGCATTTGTTGCAGACCAAGAAGCCAGGGCGGCCGGTCGCGAAACTTTAA